The segment tctgcctgcctctgcctcctgagtgctgttgGACTTAGAGTGAGAGGGAAAAGTTAAAAAAGGATGCAAatatgaaaggaagaagtcaaggcacCCTTACTTACAGATGATGTGACTCAATACCAAAGAGATCCCAAAGAAAAACTTTacctgggcaatggtggcacacgcttttaatcccagctctcaggaggcagaggcaggtggacttctgtaaatttgaggtcagcctggtctacagagttagtttcaggacagccagggctacacagagaaaccctgtctcaagaaaaaaaaagactatatcAGAAAACTCTTTGAATGGATAAACACTTTTAGTGATGTGGCTGGGTACAAAgtcaacacattaaaaaaaaaaaattcagtagctGGCTTCTGTGCCAATGTCAAAGATACTGAGAAAGCAACCAGGAAAACAGATTCACAACAGGTTCAGAGTTTTACCCTGAATTATACCTAATCAAGTATACAGAAGAcctctacaataaaaactttaaagcaCTGAAGTAAGaaactgagcaagtcagggggAGGATTTGGGTCGGAAGACTTAACCTGGTGGAGAAGGCACTGTAGGGATGCTGAGCATTTCCTCTCACTGCAGCGGTTTCACTCTTTTTGGATATTGTGAACATCAGTGATATAACTTTGTATCCACTTGAGTGGCCAGAATGAAAACATATGACACcaagtactgattttttttcaaggaaatgtTTAAGAGTGCACATAGGAATATGAATGTATTTAACTATGTTGGAAGAAACTTGGCATTATCCTGTGAAGCTGaacattcacattttttttttaatgtttcacaGCAATTTCATTCCTAGGTATAGGCTCAAGAGAAACCTTAGCACATAGGTACCGAGAGAGACATCTGAGAATGTAAATACAATTCTGTTCGAAATAGCCTCACACTTGAACCAGTTGTCTATGAGCAGCCGTTTACTTCAGGGAGTTCTGTTacatggggaaggagagaagcagagccCTAGTGGGGtctcaacattttatttataagatgGGAGAAAAAAGTgttctgcttgtttttgtttgtttgtttgtttttttgtcaacttggtacaagctggagtcatctacGAAGAGGGAAAGccaattcagaaaatgcctccatcagattgtctgtGGGCAAGTTTTTGGGccattttctgaattagtgattGCTGTGAGAGGCCTCAGGTCATTGTGGACAATGTCATCCTGATCAGGTgatcctgagttgtataagaaagcaaactaagcaagTCAAGGTATCAAGCCATGGTatcaagcagtgttcctccatggattctgcctcagctcttgcctccatgttcccgccttgagtTCCTTTCATGATGGATAAAAAGTAAGCTATGATacattctttccttcccaagttgttttttgtcATGAAGCTTACTACTGTAGGACAACCTGATTTGTCAGTTGGGTTTGCCTTATACAACTCCACcctttttcaattttttccttctttttaaaattgtaaataaacTTTTCATACGGTACATTGTGCTCACAATTTCCCCTCCTAAAGTCCTCCCACATCCTTACTGCCTCCCACCCATCCAGTTCTACCCTTCTTTGTGTTTAGACAACataccaataaataaacaaacacgaataaaacaaaggaaacagagaaacacgcacacacacacaccccccataaaaacacaaaattggaaactatACTAGATAAGCAAAAGGTAAAAACTGAGGAAACAAAGCCTTATGAGACACAACATCTCCATGGGTattattgagtttgttttgtgtcagCCAACTCTTGCTGAGCATGGGCCTGCCTTAAGTGAGGTTTATATCCTAGTAAGACTCCACTGAAAAAACAAGTTTTCATGTGCAAGTCGTTGTCAACTGGAggtagcttctgggttagggatgtgAGCGTATGACCATGtcccctctcagcactgggactcaTCAGACCCCCTACTTGTAGAGCCTTGGGTtacctgcttcagtctctgagttcatacatGCATTAATCCTGTCTGGAAGGTGCTGTTTTCTTGGTATCTCTCATCTCCACTGCCTTTtacaatctttttctttctttccctccttcaccgtttcctgagccctgaggtTTGATGAAGAcgtcccatttaggactgagtgttccctAGCTTCTCATTCTCTGCGTTGTTCACTCATGGGTCTCTCTGTATTAGTTCTCATCTGCAGGAGGATGCTTCTCTGATGCTGGCTGAGTGAGACAATGATCTATGCATCCAGCCGAATGTTGTTAGGAgccattttattgttattgttcttttagCAGAACAGTACTGTTTGGTTTTCCCCTGGGTCTATGCctgtctagtctcaggttcttggccaacTGAGAAGTATCTGGTACTGGCTTTATTTCATGAAGTGGTCCCTAAATCCAACCAGATAGTGGCTGGTTACTCCCACAACTTGTGTGGCATTGTTGTACCAGCATATCATGCAGAGAGATCATCATTGATATTGAAAGGCTTGTACCTGGGTTGGTGCTTAGCTTTGTCCTCTAGTAGAGTGCAGAGTACCTTCCAATATCATGAACACTAGTGAGTGGGCAACCCCCAACTTATAGTTTTATCTGCTTTCTACTTGCCTTTTGCAAATTCGCAGATCAACTATAACACACAGACCGACTACGCCGTGGATATTTGTTTCACCTTCTGTAGTTCCTGTAGAGAATGCCATCGGTCTATCTTCTAAATCATTACAGAAAGCACATCCAACTCACCACATCTTTACATACTGTGCAGATGTCAAAAATGGATAAACAATATGGTTGAATCTTAGGAAGAAAATGTTGAATTAGAAGGTAAGATAGAGACTAGTGCCCCACTGTCTTTTAAAATGgtaattaaatataaacaatgtTACTCAAATGCACTGTTGCTATACAGGAGTGTGAACATGCAAGTAAAAACTCAGGGCAGTTATTACTcacagaagagaggggaaggacaTCTAAACTGCAGCTCATCTCTAACTTAAACATTGATGTGTATCACAGTCCATTGGTGTAGCCGCCTTCAGGCAAAGCCAAGTTCTGAGTCGCAAGGCTTTTTGGCTAAGGAGGGTCACACATTGGAGAGCTCAGTAAAGTGTAGATGGTTGGTTAGTTTCtgcctcagcaggtaagggccTCAGAACTTGTATGTCTAAGTAAGTTCCTGGTGTGTCTCATGCTGCCCTGGGGACCATCCTTTGAGAATTAATTATTAATAGTACTTAGGTTGGGAGAGGGTTTACAGGTGTTCCCTCTCATTtcattatgtgcatatatacactgTTTAAATTAAATGGGGGGTGGAGAGGCCAGTCGTGGATGAGAAAATATGCTGTGAGGCAAggattaaaatacaattttgggcttttaaaattctctcctgCTAAAAATTAGGATTCCATACTAAGAGCTCAGTCTTGGGAGAATTTCAAGACTATTAGAGGAGTCAGTCGTGACTGGCTTTGTACAATAAAGCTGAAAGTGAACGTTCCCTTATGTGCACACCTGTGACTCCGCACTCCAGTCCCGGGATAAATTCTCAAATCAATCCTTAAAGCTCAGCAAAATGTTCAGACATGGTATTTCCCTTTCTGTCAGTGCTTATCCTTCCTCAAAGTGCtgtatgaaattattttcctttcagatttatttaGAGTCTGAGATAAACTTTAAATGGTTTTTCATATGTTGACTAGAGGATACAAAGAGGCCGGATTTGTGCCCTGCTGTAAGACGGTTAATCAGTTTGGGGAAATACCTCAATATAAAAATCTTGCCAACAAGTTCAGCCCAGAACCGATCAGTTCAGTTCAGATCCAGAACAGACCCCAACGAGTAAAACTGCACAACACACGGGATGCGCTCTTCTTTCACCAACTGCCCAGGCACGGAACCCACAAGCCGACTACTCAAAAACTCCCGCCGGCCACCCGCCCTGCGCGCAGCAGGAAGCCCATGAGGGGAGGGGGAAGTTGTGGGCGGGGCCGCAGGAGTCACTGCTCGCCGTTCATTGGCTTCCGCGCCGGAAGCTGCGGTACCATCCAGCTGCGCACGCGCCCTTTCACGTGCTCGGGAACACCGCCTCCAGTGCTGGGGCTGGCTGTCACCATGCTCCGGCGGTGTGCTCTCTGGGCGCTGACTCGCACCCCGGCCGGCCGCGGCTCTCGCCGCTACGGTTCGTGCTCACCGAACGCTAGTGGCGACGCTGGGGAAGCACGGGCCTACTTCACTACACCTATCTTCTACGTGAACGCCGCGCCGCACATCGGGCACCTGTACTCCGCGCTGTTGGCGGACGCCCTGTGCCGCCACCGTCGTCTCCGAGTTCCCGGCTCTGCGTCCACGCGGTTTTCCACCGGCACGGACGAGCACGGCCTGAAGATCCAGCAGGCGGCAGCCACCGCGGGTTTGGCCCCGATCGAGCTTTGCGATCGAGTGTCTGCCCAGTTCTTGAAGCTTTTCCGGGAGGCTGGCATCTCCTCCACCGACTTCATCCGCACCACGGAGGCTCGGCACCGTGTAGCGGTGCAGCACTTCTGGGGTGTGCTGGAGGCCCGGGGTCTGCTTTACAAAGGGATCTATGAAGGGTGGTATTGCGCCTCGGATGAGTGCTTCCTGCCCGAGGCCAAGGTCACTCGGCAGGTGGGTCCGTCCGGGGATCTGTGTCCCGTGTCTCTCGAGAGCGGACATCCTGTCTCCTGGACCAaggaagaaaattacattttcaagCTTTCTCAGTTTCGAGAACCACTTCAGCGGTGGCTTCGAAACAATCCTCAGGCTATCACACCGGAACCGTTCCACCAAGCAGTTCTTCAGTGGCTGGAAGAGGAGCTGCCTGATTTGTCCGTTTCTCGAAGGAGTAGCCATCTGCACTGGGGCATTCCAGTTCCCGGGGACGACTCGCAGACCATTTACGTGTGGCTGGATGCCCTGGTCAACTACCTCACTGTAGTCGGCTACCCAGATGCAGATTTCAAGTCTTGGTGGCCAGCCACATCGCATATCATAGGTAAGGACATTCTCAAATTTCATGCTATTTATTGGCCTGCCCTTCTCCTAGGTGCAGGATTGAGGCCACCACATCGCATCTGTGTCCACTCGCACTGGACGGTGAGCGGCCAAAAAATGTCCAAGAGCTTGGGCAACGTGGTGGATCCCAGGACTTGCCTCGATCGCTATACTGTGGATGGCTTTCGCTACTTTCTCCTTAGGCAGGGCGTTCCCAATTGGGACTGCGATTACTATGATGAAAAGGTGGTTAAATTGCTGGACTCCGAGCTGGCAGATGCCTTAGGAGGGCTTTTAAATCGGTGCACTGCCTACAGAATAAATCCTTCTGGGACCTACCCATCTTTCTGTGCTGCCTGTTTCCCTAGTGAGCCAGGGTTAACGGGGCCGTCGGTTCGTGTGCAGGCTGAAGACTATGCGCTTGTAAGTGCAGTGGCCACTTTACCCAGACTGGTAGCGGGCTATTATAACGACTTTCAGATCTATAAAGCGCTAGAGGCGGTATCCAGCTGCGTTCGGCAAACTAATGGTTTCGTCCAAAGGCACGCACCATGGAAATTGACCTGGGAGAGCCCTGAGGATGCCCCCTGGCTGGGTACTGTGCTTCACGTGGCCTTGGAGTGCTTGCGAGTGTTTGGAACTTTGCTTCAGCCTGTTACACCAAACTTAGCAGATAAGCTGCTGTCAAGACTGGGAGTCTCTACCACAGAGAGAGGCCTTGGAGAGCTCTACTTCCTACCTCGATTCTATGGACACCCATGCCCCTTTGAAGGGAGAAAGTTGGGACCTGACACTGGGCTTTTGTTTCCGAGACTGGACCAATCCAGGACTCGGCTAGTGAAAGCCCACAGGACCTAGGAACTCTTCTTGGCTGATGGTAAAAGATCAAATgtattctttttgcatttttcagtaAAGTCATGTTTAGAGAATATGTATCAAATAAGCACATAAACTGTGTCTTTAAGAAGAGAACGATTCAGGTCCCTAACCCagtccttttcatttctcagtgCCATTAACCACTAGTCTTGTTCGACAATGTCTCAAGGGAAGGATAGTTGAGGGCAGAACCAAGATGCTGATGCTGTCCCTTCTCACTGCACCTCCTCCCAAACCAGGGTCCAGACTACCTCTCAGGGCTTCGGCTCCTCAGGCTAGTTTAACAGCCCTTTCTTCAACTGAAACTAGGGTTGGAAGTTCTTGTCCTGTTTTTACAGGTCAGCCCTACCTTGTTAAACACAGAGTCTcctgttagtatttttttttttttaactagagcTTTAGGAACCAGTGTCCTAGACTATAGATGATTTTTGCCCATGTTCATTCTCATTTTCTAAATTGCTACTAGAGTGTCAGCCCAGCAGTGTGCTTTGTAATACTACACTCCATCCAATAGATGGCTCTGCTCTCACACATTCAGCTCCTTTCAGAAGGCTGAGAATTATTTTCAGCTGTCTAATTCACAGAATTTTAGAATTGTACTGTTTTTCTTAAAGGTAACTTTGGAAACACTGATATTTTAACAACACAAAGACACtagaattctaattttaaaactacTAAAGTGACAAGGACAATAGGTACTAAGTAAATATGACAGGTTTATATGATAAAACTACAAAGCTCTTGAGGTACACTGTGTTACAGATAATAAAGCCAGTAATGGTTACATGGTCATCTATAAAGCCCTCAAAAGggttgtattctctctctctctctctctcttttttttttttttggtttttcgtgacagggtttctctgtgtagccctgactggtctggaactcactctgtagaccaggctggcctcgaactcagaaatccacctgcctctgcctcccaagtgctgggattaaaggtgtgcaccaccaccgcctggcttgtatTCTCTTTATATTACTTCTTATCCACATACATAATTTACCTCATGATTATTTTTGGTCAATCAAGATATATAATAGAGGAATGATATAATATTGTAATTAGTAAATTTATGTCAAAATAGTTTTTGTTGATTACTTTCTTTGAGACAAGCTTTCACTATGTAGTTTGTTATCATCAGTCTCCTGACTCCGCCTTTCAGGCCTTGGGATTACAGGGTGTGCCAGCATGCACATCTTTTAACTTACTAAAGTGTGGTTGTAAGTACCTTCTTTATTACATCTGTTTGGTTACACTTACTGATGGTAATGTTGAAGGGAGAAAATGACCAGTGTTCAGGACTGTCTGGGGGTCAGGGCTCTCTCCAAGGCTCCATTAAAGAACACCCAGAGATGTTACAGTAACAATTAGTGCAGTGATTAGAATGCTGCAAGTCAGCCTTATGTCTCAAATTAACAGACTACAACTAGGCCACAGTTTAAAATGAGCTTGCTTTGGGACATACATTTTAAGTATGGTATTAAGCAGAAAGAACTCACCATGGAGTAAACAATTGTGCTGGAAATTTCTCCGGACTTACTCTAAGTGCCTCTATTCATCTCTAATTTCTACTAATTATCAAAGTGACAGATTGTAGGTTGCTAGGGAACACAGCATGGTAAGGTGAAGGACCATTTCCACAAGCTTTCCTTTGGACTCCTTATATCATTTTGTCCCTTAGATCATCCCAGATCTCCATGTGGCATTCTCT is part of the Mastomys coucha isolate ucsf_1 unplaced genomic scaffold, UCSF_Mcou_1 pScaffold14, whole genome shotgun sequence genome and harbors:
- the Mars2 gene encoding methionine--tRNA ligase, mitochondrial — protein: MRGGGSCGRGRRSHCSPFIGFRAGSCGTIQLRTRPFTCSGTPPPVLGLAVTMLRRCALWALTRTPAGRGSRRYGSCSPNASGDAGEARAYFTTPIFYVNAAPHIGHLYSALLADALCRHRRLRVPGSASTRFSTGTDEHGLKIQQAAATAGLAPIELCDRVSAQFLKLFREAGISSTDFIRTTEARHRVAVQHFWGVLEARGLLYKGIYEGWYCASDECFLPEAKVTRQVGPSGDLCPVSLESGHPVSWTKEENYIFKLSQFREPLQRWLRNNPQAITPEPFHQAVLQWLEEELPDLSVSRRSSHLHWGIPVPGDDSQTIYVWLDALVNYLTVVGYPDADFKSWWPATSHIIGKDILKFHAIYWPALLLGAGLRPPHRICVHSHWTVSGQKMSKSLGNVVDPRTCLDRYTVDGFRYFLLRQGVPNWDCDYYDEKVVKLLDSELADALGGLLNRCTAYRINPSGTYPSFCAACFPSEPGLTGPSVRVQAEDYALVSAVATLPRLVAGYYNDFQIYKALEAVSSCVRQTNGFVQRHAPWKLTWESPEDAPWLGTVLHVALECLRVFGTLLQPVTPNLADKLLSRLGVSTTERGLGELYFLPRFYGHPCPFEGRKLGPDTGLLFPRLDQSRTRLVKAHRT